The DNA region ACCGAGTGCGGCCACGAAATCGGCCGGGCCGCTGGCGGATACGCGTACCCCTCGACCGCGTAACCGGCCCACCAGGGCCACCGCCAGCGCCGCCCGGTCCACCCCTCGCAGCAACGGCGCAGCACTCATCGGCGGTCGCGTCGTCCCTGTCGGTGCAGCAGCAGCCGGCCGACGGTGAAGATCGCCGCGGCCGCGGCGAACAGCGCGGCCACCACCGGTCCGTAGCGCTTGAGGGCCTGGCCGCCGGCGAGTTCGAGCAGGTCGATGGGTGCGGCCTCCTCGCGCGGCGGCGCGACAGCCTGGACGGTCGGCGTCGAAGGCGCGGCCGCCGGGGCGCCGCCGGTGGCGAGTTCGGCCTCCAGCGAGTCGACGAACTGACCGAGCAGCTTCTCCGAAACCTGTTGCAGCATACCGCTGCCGAACTGTGCGAGCTTGCCGACGACCTTGAGATCGGTGTCGACGGTGACCCGGGTCCGCTCCCCCGCCTCGTGCAACTCGGCCGTGACGGTCGCGGTCGCGTTGCCGGTGCCGCGGGCCTCCTTGCCCTTGGCGTCGATGACCGCCCGGTACCGCTGCGCGTCCTGCTCGACGAAGCGCACCCGGCCGCTGAACTCGCTGGTCACCGGGCCCACCTTGACCTTGACCTTGCCCAACACCTCCTCGCCCTCGCGGCCGCCGAAGGTCGCGCCCGGCATCAACGGGATCACCTGCTCGAGATCGGTGAGCACCGCCCAGGCGCGGTCGACGGGGGCGCTGACGGTGAACTCGTTGGCAATCTTCATGACTGGGTCCTCTCCTGGGTGACTTCCTGGGCGGCGTCCGCGGTCGCGTAGTCGGTGAGCGCCGCGTTGATCAACTCGCGATCGTCCGGGGTCTTCGCGAGCGCGCCCAGGCTGTTGGTCAAGGCCACGCTCTGGTCGGCGACCAGGTCGCCGACCCCGAGGGCGGCCAGCGCCGCGACCCAATCGATGGTCTCGGCCAGTCCGGGCGGCTTGTCCAGATCGAGATCGCGCGCGCCGCCCACGAATTGGGCCGCGTTCTCGATCAGTGCCGCGGTGGCCCCGGGGACGGTGCGCCGCACGATCGCGGCCGCCCGGACCGGGTCGGGATAGTCGATCCAGTGGTAGAGGCAGCGCCGGCGCAGGGCGTCGTGCAGATCGCGGCTGCGGTTGGAGGTCAGCACCACCACCGGCGGCCGCGCCGCGGTGAAGGTGCCCAGTTCGGGCACGGTGACGCTGGCCTCACCGAGGAACTCGAGCAGCAGCGCCTCGAATTCGTCGTCGGCCCGGTCGATCTCGTCGATCAAGAGCACCGGCGGGATGGGCCCGGGGTGGCGCACACACTGCAGGATCGGGCGGTCCACCAGGTACGGCTCGGTGTACAGGTCGGCCTCGTCGATGCCGGTGCCGCGGGCCTCGGCCAACCGGATCGACAACAGCTGCCGCTGATAGTTCCAGTCGTACAACGCCTCGGCCGCGGTCAGGCCCTCGTAGCACTGCAGCCTGATCAGCGGTGCGCCCAGCACCGCGGCCAGGGTCTTGGCGGCGGTGGTCTTACCCACCCCCGGTTCCCCCTCGAGCAGCAGCGGCCGCCCCAGTGTCGTGGCCAGATAGCAGGCCGCCGCGGTCCCCTCGTCGAGCAGGTGATCGTGGGCGTCGAAGCGGCGCACCACCTCATCGATATTGGCGAAGGCACCCGTTGGCGTCATCGCGACGCCGCGGCGTACGAATCCCGACAGCCGGTGCCACAGAACCAGTAGTCGTCGCCGTCGCGGCGCAGGTGCGGTGTCGCGGCCAGCACCGCGACCGTCATACCGCACACCGGATCGATCGCCGTCGGCGCGGCCACGGCCTGCTGCGGCCGGTCCCGCAGCCCACCTCGTCGCACCTCGGCGATCACCTCGGCCAGGATCGACACCGCGATCTCGGGCGCGGTCTTGGCGCCGATGTCCAGGCCGATCGGGGTGTGCACCCGGTGGGCCTCCTCGGCGGTGACCGCGGCCGCGTCCAGGACGGCGGCCCCGCGCACCCGGCTGGCCACCATCCCGACATAGCCGACCCCGGCGTCCAGGGCGGCGCGGATGATCTCGGCCTCCGGCCCGCCGTGGCTCGCGATCACCACCGCGGTGCCGGCCGCCACCTCGGCGAGGTCCGCCTCCGGTGCCGTCGCGCGCACCGCCTCGTATCCGACCGTGCCGCACACCTGTGCCAGCGCCTCGGCGATCGGCGTCGTGCCGTAGACCCAGACCTGCGGTGCCGGCATCTCGGGCACCAGGAAGATCTCCAGCGCACCGCCGGACAGGCACGGGTTGACCACGACGCTGGCGCCGGGCGCGTCCGGGAAGTGCACCTCGCCGTCCGGAAGCACCCGCAGCAGCAGCGATTCGCCGTCGCTCAGCGCACCGAGACCGGCCTGACGGACCGAATTCTGCGCGCACACGCCGCCGACGAAGCCCTCGATTGTGCCGTCGGCCAACAGGATCGCCTCATCCCCGGGCCGCGCGGAGGCCGGCGGTTGTGCACGGACCACCGTCGCGTGTACGAACGGGGTCCGTGTCCGGCGCAACTCGGCGACGCGATCGGTCACTGCCATGGCACCTCCTAGATGGGCGGGGTGGCCCGGCCTTGCATGGCCTCCCACACGCGCGACGGGGTCAACGGCATGTCGGCATGCCGAATGCCGAACGGCGCCAACGCATCCACCACGGCGTTGACGACCGCGGGCGGCGAACCCACGGTGGCCGACTCGCCGATGCCCTTGGCCCCGATCGGGTGGTGCGGTGACGGCGTGACGGTGTGCCCGGTCTCGAAGTGCGGCACCTCCATGGCCGTGGGGATCAGGTAGTCCATCAACGAACCGCCGAGGCAGTTGCCGTCCTCGTCGAACGCGATCATCTCCATCAGCGCCATGCCGATGCCGTCGACCAGCCCGCCGTGGATCTGCCCCTCGATGATCATCGGGTTGATCCGGGTGCCGCAGTCATCGACCGCCAGGAAGCGGCGCACCGTCACCACCGCGGTGCCCGGGTCGATGTCCACGACGCAGAAGTACGCGCCGTACGGATACGTCAGATTCTCCGGGTTGTAACAGATCTGGGCATCCAGTCCGCCCTCGATGCCCTCGGGCAGATCACCCGCGCCGTGCGCGCGCATCGCGATGTCGGCCATGGTCACCGACGCCGACGGATCGCCCTTGACCCCGAAGCTGCCCTTGCGCCACTCGAGGTCGGCGACCGAGGCCTCGAGCATGCCCGAGGCGATGATCTTGGCCTTGTCGCGGACCTTGCGGGCGACCAGCGCGGCCGCGGCCCCCGATACCGGGGTGGAGCGGCTGCCGTAGGTGCCCAGCCCGAACGGCGTCTGGTCGGTGTCGCCGTGCACCACCTCGATGTCGTCGGGCGGAATGCCGAGTTCTTCGGCGACGATCTGCGCGAAGGTCGTCTCGTGGCCCTGTCCCTGACTCTGCACCGACAGGCGCACCACGGCTTTGCCGGTGGGGTGCACCCGCAGCTCGCAGCCGTCGGCCATGCCCAGGCCCAGGATGTCCATGTCCTTGCGCGGCCCGGCGCCGACGGCCTCGGTGAAGAACGACATCCCGATGCCCATCAGCTGGCCGGCCTCGCGCTTGCGCCGTTGCTCCGCCCGCAACTCGTCGTAGCCGATCATGTCCATGGCCAACCGCATGGTGGTCTCGTAGTCCCCGGAGTCATACACCCAGCCGGTCTTCGAGGTGTACGGGAACTGTTCGGGTTTCAGCAGATTGCGCAGCCGTAGCTCGGCGGGGTCCATCTTCAGCTCGAAGGCCAGACAATCCACCAGCCGTTCGACGAGGTACACGGCCTCGGTGATCCGGAACGAACAGGCATAGGCCACCCCGCCCGGCGCCTTGTTGGTGTAGACCGCGGTCATGTGCGCGTAGGCGGCCTCGAGGTCGTAGCTGCCGGTGAACACCCCGAAGAACCCCGCCGGGTACTTCACCGGTGCGGCCGTGCCGTTGAACGCGCCGTGATCGGCCAGCACATGCGAGCGGATCGCCAGGATCTTGCCCTCGGCGGTGGCGGCGATCTCGCCCACCATGATGTAGTCGCGGGCGAAGCCGGTGGAGGTCAGGTTCTCGCTGCGGTCCTCGACCCATTTGACCGGCCGGCCCAGCACCAGCGATCCGACGATCGCGCACACGTAGCCGGGGTAGATCGGCACCTTGTTGCCGAAGCCGCCGCCGATGTCGGGAGAGATGACCCGGATCTTGTGCTCGGGCAGTCCCGCGACGAGCGCGTACAGCGTGCGGTGCGCGTGCGGGGCCTGGGTGGTCGACCACAGCGTGAGCTTGCCGCTGACCGGATCCAGATCGGCGACCGCGCCGCAGGTTTCCATCGGTGCCGGATGCACCCGGGGATAGACCATCTCCTGGGTCAGCACCACGTCGGCCTTGGCGAACACCGCCTCGGTCGCGGCCGCGTCGCCGGTCTCCCAGTCGAAACAGTGGTTGTCGGTCTTGCCCTCGAGATCGGTGCGGATCACCGGCGCCTCGGGATCCAGCGCCCGCCGGGCGTCGATCACCGGATCCAGCGGTTCGTAGTCGACGTCGATGAGTTCCAACGCATCTCGGGCGGAGTAATGGTCCTCGGCGACGACGAACGCCACCTCCTGACCCTGGAACCGCACCTTGTCGGTGGCCAGCACCGCCTGCACGTCGTTGGACAGCGTCGGCATCCACGCCAGGCCTTTCTCGGCCAGGTCCGCGCCGGTGACGACGGCCTTGACTTTCGGATGGGCCTGGGCCGCAGAGACATCGATGCTGTTGATGCGGGCGTGCGCATACGGTGAGCGCAGGATCGCCAGATGCAGCATGCGCGGCAGCGTCACGTCGTCGACGTAGGTGCCGCGGCCGCGGATGAACCGCGGATCCTCCTTGCGCAGCATCCGACCGTAGCCGCAGGGCTTCTGGTTGTTGTCGGCGGTGTCTTCGGGCCGAACCTCGACGGTGGTCATGCTTGGCTCCCGGCTTCGAGCAGGGGTTCGGCGGCGTCCCCGCCGAGGGTCGCCTCGGTCTGCACGTCCGGAGCGAAATCCGCCCGCTGACTCTTCGCGGCCCACTGGATCGAGCGCACGATCGTGGTGTAGCCCGTACATCGGCAGATCTGACCCGAAATCGCTTCCCGGATCTCGTCTTCGGCCGGATCCGGATTGCGGTCCAGCAGCGCACGTGCGGTGATCATCATGCCCGACGTACAGAATCCGCACTGCAACCCGTGGCACTCCATGAAGCCCTGCTGCACCGGATCCAGCTTGCCGTCGACCTCGAGGCCCTCGACGGTGCGGACGCTACGCCCGGCCGCCATCGCGGCCAGCATGGTGCACGATTTCACCGGGTCACCGTCGACCTCGACGACACAGGTGCCGCAGTTGGAAGTGTCGCAGCCCCAGTGTGTTCCGGTCAGGCCGAGATTGTCCCGCAGAAAATGCACCAGCAACGTGCGGGGCTCCACCTCCGCGCTCATCTGCTCGCCGTTGACCGTCATCGTTACCTGCATCGTTCAATCCCCTTGCCGCGCCGACATGGTGAGCGCACGCTCGACCGAGCGGCGCAGAGTTCGGATGGTCAACTCACCCGCGAGGTGACGCTTGTAGTCGACGCTGCCCCGCATGTCGCCCACCGGATCGCAGGCCGCGGCGGCCGCGACGCCGGCTTCGGCGAAGGTGTCCTCGGTGGCGGGTCTGCCCGCCAGAGCCGCCGAGAGTGCCCGCAGGGCCTCGGCGTCGGGGTTCACCGCGGTCAGACCCACCCGGGCGGCCACGATCGTCGGCGCCGCCGCGTGGTCGTCGAGGCTCACCTGGGCGCCCGCGGCGGTCACCGCCCAGTCGCCCACCCGCCGTTCGACCTTCGCGTACGCACTCGAGGTGCGCGCGCGCAGCGGGATCCGGATCTCGAGCAGCATCTCGTTGTGCGCGAGGGCGGTCTCGTACGGGCCCTGCAGGAAGTCGTCGATGCCGATCTCGCGTTCGCCGCCGGGACCGCGCGCCAGGCAGGAGGCCCCGAGCACCGCGCACACCGTGGTCAGATCCTCGGCCGGATCGGCCTGACACAACGAGCCTCCGACGGTGCCGCGGTTGCGCACGACGGGATCGGCGATCACCTTCTCGGCGTCGCGGAAGATCGGTAACACCCGGGCCAGGTCCTCGGAGTCCAACACCTCGCGGTGCCGGGCCATCGCACCGATCCGGACCGTGCCGGCCTCGTCCACCGTGATGTGACCGAGTTCGGTCGCGAGGTCGTTGATGTCGACCAGATATTCGGGGTTGGCGATCCGCAGTTTCATCATCGGCAGCAGGCTGTGCCCGCCGGCGACGATCATCGCGTCCTCGCCGAGGCGATCCAGCAGGCCCACGGCCTGATCGATGCTGGTGGCACGTTCGTACTCAAAGGGCCCTGGTACCTGCATGTGACAAACCTCACACTCGCGGCTGGGCCCCCAGTCTCGGCAATGCCGACGCGGGTGTCAACAGCTGGTTAAGCGATCACTGAAGAAGGTCGCTGAACAGCCCTAATGGGTCTCGCCGTGAATGGGTCCGTCGGTCTCGGTCAGCGGCCGTCCCGCACCGCCCCAGTGGCGGGCGATGATTTCGGCCGCGATGGACACCGCGGTCTCCTCGGGTGTCCGGCCGCCCAGATCGAGCCCGATCGGGCTGGCCAGGCGGGCGATCTCGGCCTCGGTCAGCCCCGCTTCGCGCAGCCGGGTCAGCCGGTCGTCGTGGGTGCGCCGCGACCCCATCGCCCCGACGTAGGCCACCTCCAGGCGCAGGGCGACCTCGAGCAGTGGCACGTCGAACTTCGGATCGTGGGTCAGCACGCAGATCACCGTGCGAGCGTCGACGGCGCCGGCGGCCACCTCGGCGGCCAGATACCGGTGCGGCCAGTCGACGATCACCTCGTCGGCCGTGGGAAACCGCGCCGGGGTGGCGAACACCGGGCGCGCGTCGCACACCGAGACCCGGTAACCCAGGAACGAGCCCTGGGCCGCGACGGCCGCGGCGAAGTCGATCGCGCCGAACACCAGCATCCGCGGGCGCGGGGCGTGGCTGCCGACGAAGACCTCCATCCCCTCCCCGCGGCGCTGACCGTCCGGACCGTAGGTGAGCACCTCGCTGCGACCGGCGTCCAGCAGGCCGCGGGCGTCATCGGCGACCGCCGCATCCGCGCGCGCGGAACCCAACGATCCGTGCGCCGCGTCGGGCCGGACCACCAGGCGGCGTCCGAGCCACGCCGGGTCCGGATGCGCGATCACGGTCGCGATCGCGACCGGGCGGTGCGCTTCGATGTCCTCGGCGACGGCGGCCAACTCGTCAAACGTGCGCTGCGACACCGGCTCGACGAAGATGTCCAGGGTGCCGCCACAGGTCAGGCCCACCTCGAAGGCGTCGTCGTCGCTGACCCCGTAGCGCTGCAGAACCGGTACCCCCGTACCGATCACCTCGGTCGCCAGCTCGTAGACCGCGCCCTCGACGCAGCCGCCCGACACCGATCCGCTGACCGTCCCGTCGGCGGCCACGACCATCGCCGCTCCGGCGGGCCGCGGTGCCGAGCGGAAGGTGCGCACCACGGTCCCCAGCCCGGCGGTCTCGCCGGACCGCCAGCGGGCTAAGAGGTCGCTCAGCACATCTCGCACGCCCCCAATGTAGGACACGTCTACTCTCACACTCGTGACACCGGCGCAGCTGCGGGCTTTCTCAGCGGTCGTACGCCTCGGTTCGGTGCGCGCCGCCGCCGAGGAACTCGGGGTGTCCGACGCCGGCGTCTCGATGCATGTGGCGCAGTTGCGCAAGGAACTCGACGACAAGTTGTTCGTCCGGACCGCATCGGGGCTCGCGTTCACCCCCGGCGGCCTGCGCCTGGCGAGCCGGGCCGTGGAAATCCTGGGCCTGCAGCAGCAGACCGCGATCGAGGTGACCGAGGCGGCGCACGGCCGGCGGCTGCTGCGGATCGCGGCCTCGGCGGCATTCGCCGAACATGCCGCGCCGGGCCTGATCGAGTTGTTCTCGTCGCGCGCGGCCGATCTGTCGGTCGAACTCAGCGTCCATCCCGCCGCGCGCCTGCGCTACCTGGTCGAGTCGCGGGCCGTGGATGTGGCGCTGGGCCCCGCCGACGGCCCGCCCGACGACGCCGTCGCGGTCCGGCCGTTCCTGAAATACCAGCTGATCGCGGTCGCCGCGCCCGGTTCCCCGCTGAGCGCCGGCGCACCCACCCCCGCGCTGCTGCGGGAACAGCACTGGATGCTGGGCCCGGCGGCGGGCAGCCCCGACGGCAAAATCGCGGGGATACTGCGAGGTTTGGCGATCCCGGAGACTCAGCAGCGGATCTTCCAGAGCGATGCCGCCGCGCTCGACGAGGTGCGCCGAGTCGGCGGCGTGACCCTGACGATCGGCTTTGCCGTGGCCAAGGATCTGACCGCCGGGGACCTGGTGCACATCGACGGACCGGGGCTGCGGCATTCGGGGCAGTGGTCGGCGACCACGCTGCCGCCGGCGGCCCGGCAGCCCGCGGTGTCCGAACTCATGCGGTTCATCACCACCCCGCGCTGCACCCA from Mycolicibacterium sp. MU0053 includes:
- a CDS encoding AAA family ATPase → MTPTGAFANIDEVVRRFDAHDHLLDEGTAAACYLATTLGRPLLLEGEPGVGKTTAAKTLAAVLGAPLIRLQCYEGLTAAEALYDWNYQRQLLSIRLAEARGTGIDEADLYTEPYLVDRPILQCVRHPGPIPPVLLIDEIDRADDEFEALLLEFLGEASVTVPELGTFTAARPPVVVLTSNRSRDLHDALRRRCLYHWIDYPDPVRAAAIVRRTVPGATAALIENAAQFVGGARDLDLDKPPGLAETIDWVAALAALGVGDLVADQSVALTNSLGALAKTPDDRELINAALTDYATADAAQEVTQERTQS
- a CDS encoding SRPBCC family protein, producing MKIANEFTVSAPVDRAWAVLTDLEQVIPLMPGATFGGREGEEVLGKVKVKVGPVTSEFSGRVRFVEQDAQRYRAVIDAKGKEARGTGNATATVTAELHEAGERTRVTVDTDLKVVGKLAQFGSGMLQQVSEKLLGQFVDSLEAELATGGAPAAAPSTPTVQAVAPPREEAAPIDLLELAGGQALKRYGPVVAALFAAAAAIFTVGRLLLHRQGRRDRR
- a CDS encoding XdhC family protein, with product MAVTDRVAELRRTRTPFVHATVVRAQPPASARPGDEAILLADGTIEGFVGGVCAQNSVRQAGLGALSDGESLLLRVLPDGEVHFPDAPGASVVVNPCLSGGALEIFLVPEMPAPQVWVYGTTPIAEALAQVCGTVGYEAVRATAPEADLAEVAAGTAVVIASHGGPEAEIIRAALDAGVGYVGMVASRVRGAAVLDAAAVTAEEAHRVHTPIGLDIGAKTAPEIAVSILAEVIAEVRRGGLRDRPQQAVAAPTAIDPVCGMTVAVLAATPHLRRDGDDYWFCGTGCRDSYAAASR
- a CDS encoding LysR family transcriptional regulator; protein product: MTPAQLRAFSAVVRLGSVRAAAEELGVSDAGVSMHVAQLRKELDDKLFVRTASGLAFTPGGLRLASRAVEILGLQQQTAIEVTEAAHGRRLLRIAASAAFAEHAAPGLIELFSSRAADLSVELSVHPAARLRYLVESRAVDVALGPADGPPDDAVAVRPFLKYQLIAVAAPGSPLSAGAPTPALLREQHWMLGPAAGSPDGKIAGILRGLAIPETQQRIFQSDAAALDEVRRVGGVTLTIGFAVAKDLTAGDLVHIDGPGLRHSGQWSATTLPPAARQPAVSELMRFITTPRCTQAMIRGTGVGVRRFRPKVHVTLWS
- a CDS encoding FAD binding domain-containing protein, whose amino-acid sequence is MQVPGPFEYERATSIDQAVGLLDRLGEDAMIVAGGHSLLPMMKLRIANPEYLVDINDLATELGHITVDEAGTVRIGAMARHREVLDSEDLARVLPIFRDAEKVIADPVVRNRGTVGGSLCQADPAEDLTTVCAVLGASCLARGPGGEREIGIDDFLQGPYETALAHNEMLLEIRIPLRARTSSAYAKVERRVGDWAVTAAGAQVSLDDHAAAPTIVAARVGLTAVNPDAEALRALSAALAGRPATEDTFAEAGVAAAAACDPVGDMRGSVDYKRHLAGELTIRTLRRSVERALTMSARQGD
- a CDS encoding (2Fe-2S)-binding protein, giving the protein MQVTMTVNGEQMSAEVEPRTLLVHFLRDNLGLTGTHWGCDTSNCGTCVVEVDGDPVKSCTMLAAMAAGRSVRTVEGLEVDGKLDPVQQGFMECHGLQCGFCTSGMMITARALLDRNPDPAEDEIREAISGQICRCTGYTTIVRSIQWAAKSQRADFAPDVQTEATLGGDAAEPLLEAGSQA
- a CDS encoding XdhC family protein — its product is MRDVLSDLLARWRSGETAGLGTVVRTFRSAPRPAGAAMVVAADGTVSGSVSGGCVEGAVYELATEVIGTGVPVLQRYGVSDDDAFEVGLTCGGTLDIFVEPVSQRTFDELAAVAEDIEAHRPVAIATVIAHPDPAWLGRRLVVRPDAAHGSLGSARADAAVADDARGLLDAGRSEVLTYGPDGQRRGEGMEVFVGSHAPRPRMLVFGAIDFAAAVAAQGSFLGYRVSVCDARPVFATPARFPTADEVIVDWPHRYLAAEVAAGAVDARTVICVLTHDPKFDVPLLEVALRLEVAYVGAMGSRRTHDDRLTRLREAGLTEAEIARLASPIGLDLGGRTPEETAVSIAAEIIARHWGGAGRPLTETDGPIHGETH
- a CDS encoding aerobic carbon-monoxide dehydrogenase large subunit gives rise to the protein MTTVEVRPEDTADNNQKPCGYGRMLRKEDPRFIRGRGTYVDDVTLPRMLHLAILRSPYAHARINSIDVSAAQAHPKVKAVVTGADLAEKGLAWMPTLSNDVQAVLATDKVRFQGQEVAFVVAEDHYSARDALELIDVDYEPLDPVIDARRALDPEAPVIRTDLEGKTDNHCFDWETGDAAATEAVFAKADVVLTQEMVYPRVHPAPMETCGAVADLDPVSGKLTLWSTTQAPHAHRTLYALVAGLPEHKIRVISPDIGGGFGNKVPIYPGYVCAIVGSLVLGRPVKWVEDRSENLTSTGFARDYIMVGEIAATAEGKILAIRSHVLADHGAFNGTAAPVKYPAGFFGVFTGSYDLEAAYAHMTAVYTNKAPGGVAYACSFRITEAVYLVERLVDCLAFELKMDPAELRLRNLLKPEQFPYTSKTGWVYDSGDYETTMRLAMDMIGYDELRAEQRRKREAGQLMGIGMSFFTEAVGAGPRKDMDILGLGMADGCELRVHPTGKAVVRLSVQSQGQGHETTFAQIVAEELGIPPDDIEVVHGDTDQTPFGLGTYGSRSTPVSGAAAALVARKVRDKAKIIASGMLEASVADLEWRKGSFGVKGDPSASVTMADIAMRAHGAGDLPEGIEGGLDAQICYNPENLTYPYGAYFCVVDIDPGTAVVTVRRFLAVDDCGTRINPMIIEGQIHGGLVDGIGMALMEMIAFDEDGNCLGGSLMDYLIPTAMEVPHFETGHTVTPSPHHPIGAKGIGESATVGSPPAVVNAVVDALAPFGIRHADMPLTPSRVWEAMQGRATPPI